One stretch of Candidatus Baltobacteraceae bacterium DNA includes these proteins:
- a CDS encoding NAD(P)-dependent oxidoreductase, which produces MILRVGLIGLGIMGSAYAGHLIDAGFPTTAYDVDPAALERYKQRGGNPAVSAKGVAANSDVIVVALASANAVEAALFGADGVANGVSAGSVILDMGTFPLELKRNVKERLLGHGATVLDTPVSGTGSQAATRDLVVFASGDRGAFEKARAALDALARDVRYVGEFGKGSKLKYIANLLVTIHNLSTAEAMVLAEKAGIDGKMLLDMLGESAASSRMFQVRGPMMAAHTYEPATMRLEVYQKDLEIIDAFAKSLDCPTPLFSASLPYYAGAISDGRGKQDTAAIVSVLRERAGLVE; this is translated from the coding sequence ATGATTCTACGGGTGGGTCTGATCGGGCTTGGAATCATGGGATCGGCGTACGCCGGTCATCTTATCGACGCGGGCTTTCCGACGACGGCCTACGACGTCGACCCGGCTGCGCTCGAACGCTATAAGCAGCGCGGCGGCAATCCCGCGGTCTCGGCCAAAGGCGTTGCTGCGAACTCGGACGTCATCGTCGTTGCGCTTGCGTCGGCGAATGCCGTCGAAGCCGCGCTCTTCGGAGCCGATGGCGTCGCGAACGGCGTGAGCGCCGGGAGCGTCATCCTCGACATGGGGACGTTTCCGCTCGAGCTCAAGCGCAACGTCAAAGAACGTCTCTTGGGACACGGCGCCACCGTGCTCGATACGCCGGTGAGCGGAACGGGTTCGCAAGCCGCGACGCGTGATCTCGTCGTGTTTGCAAGCGGCGACCGCGGAGCCTTCGAGAAAGCGCGCGCGGCGCTCGATGCGCTCGCGCGCGACGTGCGCTACGTTGGCGAGTTCGGGAAGGGTTCGAAATTGAAGTACATTGCGAATCTTCTCGTGACGATCCACAATCTCTCGACCGCCGAAGCGATGGTGCTCGCGGAAAAAGCCGGAATCGACGGCAAGATGCTGCTCGACATGCTCGGCGAGAGCGCCGCAAGCTCGCGCATGTTCCAGGTGCGGGGTCCGATGATGGCTGCGCACACGTACGAGCCCGCGACGATGCGCCTCGAAGTTTATCAAAAGGATCTCGAGATCATCGACGCGTTTGCGAAGTCGCTGGATTGCCCGACGCCGCTGTTCTCGGCAAGTCTGCCATATTATGCAGGCGCGATCTCGGATGGCCGCGGCAAGCAAGACACGGCCGCGATCGTATCCGTGCTGCGCGAACGCGCCGGACTCGTGGAGTAA
- a CDS encoding branched-chain amino acid ABC transporter permease, which translates to MGAAFYVQNLLGGLAYGSLLFLIASGFTLIFGLMRIINLAQTAFYLIGAYVGLTLITHHFNFWLSGLAGGVATALLGFALYSLFLHRYHADHLTSLLLTLGFTLMLDDSVLAIWGGDPHSISPPHELSASLQFGRLVFPSYWLALIFVSLGIAAVLFVFMQRTKLGMIIRAAVDDEEMTRGLGVDVNRAFYVVFTAGALLAGLGGLLGGPITAAYPGLDGELTPLAFAVVIVGGMGSLSGALVGSMLIGLVNAFGKALFPEFSYFTIFVPVALIMALRPGGLFGRTQ; encoded by the coding sequence ATGGGCGCAGCATTCTACGTCCAGAATTTGCTAGGTGGGCTCGCCTACGGAAGCTTGCTGTTTTTGATCGCGTCCGGCTTCACGCTGATCTTCGGTTTGATGCGTATCATCAACTTGGCGCAAACCGCATTCTATCTGATCGGCGCGTACGTCGGATTGACGCTGATCACGCACCATTTCAATTTCTGGTTGTCGGGTCTCGCCGGTGGCGTTGCGACCGCGCTCTTGGGCTTCGCGCTGTACAGTCTGTTCCTGCACCGCTATCACGCCGACCATCTCACGTCGCTGCTCCTGACGCTTGGCTTCACGCTGATGCTCGACGATTCCGTGCTCGCGATTTGGGGCGGCGATCCCCATTCGATCTCACCGCCGCACGAACTATCGGCGTCGCTGCAATTCGGCCGTCTCGTGTTTCCGTCGTATTGGCTTGCACTGATTTTCGTGAGCCTTGGGATCGCGGCGGTGCTCTTCGTGTTCATGCAACGCACGAAGCTCGGCATGATCATCCGCGCAGCCGTCGATGACGAAGAGATGACGCGCGGCCTCGGCGTCGACGTCAACCGCGCGTTCTATGTTGTGTTTACGGCCGGCGCGCTGCTCGCCGGTTTGGGTGGACTGCTCGGCGGTCCGATCACGGCCGCATATCCCGGACTCGACGGCGAACTGACGCCGCTGGCGTTTGCAGTCGTCATCGTCGGTGGAATGGGCAGTCTTTCGGGCGCCCTCGTCGGCAGCATGTTGATCGGTCTCGTGAATGCCTTCGGTAAAGCGCTCTTTCCTGAATTCTCGTACTTCACGATCTTCGTGCCGGTCGCGCTGATCATGGCGCTGCGACCGGGTGGACTTTTCGGCCGGACGCAATGA
- a CDS encoding branched-chain amino acid ABC transporter permease, with the protein MIARGSWKWVAIAAIGLAVVLVLPRAGVPPFYVSLLTQTWIYAIVAMSLDLLVGFTGLVSFAQSAFFGAGAYGVAIAATRYAHTDFLTGILIGLLAGAFVAAIFGLVALRAEGVGFIIITIALNQIMWGLAYQWVSMSGGDNGITGFIRPKVGPFDVSGNAGFYYVCLAFLVLMLALLVAITRSPFGLVLRGVRETPRRMRALGYNVWLYRYLAMLIAGGIAGVAGVLFAWYNQFVGPGDLDLTLSTQLLIIVILGGIGTLYGQILGAAIVVFLSNGLSAVTQRWELVLGAIYFIIVMYAPDGLMGLGKRIVRRIQGKRAAAPLIENQLLGVTGDES; encoded by the coding sequence ATGATCGCACGCGGCTCATGGAAGTGGGTTGCAATCGCCGCGATCGGACTGGCGGTCGTGCTCGTCTTGCCGCGGGCCGGAGTCCCGCCGTTCTACGTTTCGCTTCTGACGCAGACGTGGATCTACGCGATCGTCGCGATGAGCTTGGATCTGCTGGTCGGATTCACCGGGCTCGTCAGCTTTGCGCAGAGCGCATTCTTCGGAGCCGGCGCTTATGGAGTTGCGATTGCCGCGACACGTTACGCGCACACGGATTTCCTGACGGGCATCCTGATCGGTTTGCTGGCCGGCGCGTTTGTCGCCGCGATCTTCGGTCTCGTCGCGCTGCGCGCCGAGGGCGTGGGCTTCATCATCATCACGATCGCACTCAACCAGATCATGTGGGGACTTGCGTATCAGTGGGTCTCAATGAGCGGCGGCGACAACGGCATCACCGGATTCATCCGCCCCAAGGTTGGGCCGTTCGACGTCTCCGGCAATGCGGGATTCTATTACGTCTGCCTCGCGTTTTTGGTGCTGATGTTGGCGCTGCTCGTCGCGATCACGCGCTCGCCGTTTGGTCTCGTGTTGCGCGGCGTGCGTGAGACGCCGCGCCGCATGCGCGCGCTCGGCTACAACGTGTGGCTGTATCGCTATCTCGCGATGTTGATCGCAGGCGGAATCGCCGGTGTCGCGGGCGTGCTCTTCGCGTGGTACAACCAGTTCGTCGGGCCGGGCGATCTCGATCTCACGCTTTCGACGCAGCTCTTGATCATCGTGATTCTCGGCGGCATCGGAACGCTGTACGGTCAAATCCTCGGCGCGGCAATCGTCGTCTTTCTCAGCAACGGTCTTTCGGCGGTCACGCAGCGCTGGGAGTTGGTGTTGGGCGCGATTTACTTCATCATCGTCATGTACGCGCCCGACGGCTTGATGGGGCTCGGAAAGCGCATCGTGCGCCGCATACAAGGGAAGCGCGCGGCCGCACCGCTGATCGAGAATCAGCTGCTGGGCGTAACGGGAGACGAATCTTGA
- a CDS encoding ABC transporter ATP-binding protein, with protein sequence MSECLALKNVHKRFGNLRVLEDVCFTVAAGERRGIIGPNGAGKSTLFNIISGELPLTSGSVQLLGRDVSRMPAHRRARMGLSRTFQTTTLFPKLSVVENIVLALQAGSSDRFQCILPRSRFRERHDQALELLARVGLEARADLVVDSLGYGEKRQVEILMAIGQRPKLLLLDEPTAGLPQSDASLVTEMLKRDKSGMTMVLIEHDMSVVFDVVERLTVLHYGRVIADGTLEEIRADANVQEIYLGGKL encoded by the coding sequence TTGAGCGAGTGTCTGGCGCTGAAGAACGTCCACAAACGCTTCGGCAACTTGCGCGTTCTCGAAGACGTTTGTTTCACCGTTGCAGCCGGGGAGCGGCGCGGAATCATCGGGCCGAACGGCGCCGGCAAGTCGACGCTCTTCAATATCATCTCCGGTGAATTGCCGCTAACGAGCGGCTCGGTGCAGCTGCTTGGGCGCGACGTTAGCCGCATGCCGGCGCATCGCCGCGCGCGCATGGGTCTTTCGCGCACGTTCCAGACGACGACTCTCTTCCCGAAGTTGTCGGTCGTCGAGAATATCGTTCTCGCGCTGCAGGCGGGTTCCAGCGATCGTTTCCAATGTATTCTGCCGCGCAGCCGCTTTCGCGAGCGTCACGATCAGGCGCTCGAGCTGCTCGCACGCGTCGGACTCGAGGCGCGCGCCGATCTCGTCGTTGACTCGCTCGGATACGGTGAGAAGCGTCAGGTTGAGATCTTGATGGCGATTGGGCAGCGTCCGAAATTGCTCTTGCTCGACGAGCCGACGGCCGGACTTCCGCAGAGCGACGCATCACTCGTCACCGAGATGCTCAAGCGCGATAAGAGCGGGATGACGATGGTACTCATCGAGCACGACATGAGCGTCGTGTTCGACGTCGTCGAACGTCTGACGGTCTTGCACTACGGCCGAGTTATCGCCGACGGAACGCTCGAAGAGATTCGTGCCGACGCCAACGTGCAAGAGATATATCTGGGCGGCAAGCTATGA
- a CDS encoding ABC transporter ATP-binding protein: protein MSAPRQSSGQAMLEVDDVHTYYEHSHILQGITLQAQAGAVTGILGRNGVGKTTLMRSIIGFTPPRRGSIRFAGEQIERLPSHHIARRGIGLVPQGRRVFPSLNVLENLQIGATGTRSGRWNLDTVFELFPQLKDRRSNYGGQLSGGEQQMLAIGRALMSNPTLLLMDEPSEGLAPLIVRGLGETLGRLKETGLAIVLVEQNLPLALSVADTAYIVSKGQVVYEGSPDELRNDEALRTKYLGV from the coding sequence ATGAGCGCCCCTCGACAGAGCTCGGGACAGGCCATGCTCGAGGTCGACGACGTCCACACATACTACGAGCACAGCCACATCTTGCAAGGGATCACGTTGCAGGCGCAAGCCGGCGCGGTGACCGGGATTCTCGGGCGTAACGGCGTCGGGAAGACGACGCTGATGCGTTCGATCATCGGGTTCACACCGCCGCGCCGCGGCTCGATCCGCTTTGCCGGCGAGCAAATCGAACGGCTCCCCTCGCACCATATTGCCCGCCGCGGGATCGGTCTCGTGCCGCAAGGGCGCCGGGTCTTTCCATCGCTGAACGTGCTAGAGAATTTGCAGATCGGCGCCACCGGAACGCGCTCCGGCCGCTGGAATCTCGATACGGTCTTCGAGCTGTTTCCGCAGCTCAAGGATCGCCGCTCGAATTACGGCGGCCAGCTGAGCGGCGGCGAGCAACAAATGCTCGCAATCGGCCGCGCGCTGATGTCCAACCCGACGCTGCTCTTGATGGACGAGCCCTCGGAGGGCCTCGCGCCCCTGATCGTCCGCGGACTCGGCGAAACACTCGGGCGCTTGAAGGAAACGGGCCTCGCTATCGTGCTAGTCGAGCAGAACCTCCCGCTGGCGCTGTCCGTCGCCGATACCGCCTACATCGTCAGTAAGGGACAAGTCGTCTATGAGGGAAGTCCCGACGAGCTTCGCAACGACGAAGCGCTTCGAACCAAATATCTCGGTGTTTGA
- a CDS encoding ABC transporter substrate-binding protein codes for MKRRDLLVGAPAAIALSSTGMRAARAASKTVKVALLAPQTGFAAAAGHDMVNAWTLWWKQHDNRTGDTQVITTAYDTGSNPQTAHTMVQRAVEADGAQMVLGPYLANEGLAVAPYLVQHRIPMFLPTVSADDLSQRTASPYIVKVAGWSSSLTTHPAGVWAYEQGHRKAMTIASAYAFGFENAGGFCQTFTQHGGKILKQLWPPNGTTDFSPYLSQVQSLNPDVVFVCEVGADAVHFLEQWSSFGLKNKVALIANETLIDQSNVRSMNPEVVEGTMGFAHYAEGRDDKMTRDFVLKYGEAQGVLPSYMAAGFYTAAGWIAGAIEKVNGDVSEAGNFLGAVRRVSLSDSILGPMHLDSYGCPVQNVYIRKVVATTGAAAKYAKTWNVVEKVYPNVSQFWTWKPADYLKQPVYSDTYQGYS; via the coding sequence GTGAAGAGACGGGATCTACTGGTCGGTGCTCCTGCTGCAATCGCACTTTCGTCAACCGGAATGCGCGCGGCACGCGCTGCGTCCAAGACGGTCAAAGTCGCGTTGCTCGCTCCGCAAACGGGTTTCGCTGCGGCTGCGGGACACGACATGGTCAATGCGTGGACTCTGTGGTGGAAACAGCACGATAACCGAACCGGCGACACGCAGGTCATCACGACCGCGTACGATACCGGCTCGAATCCGCAAACCGCGCACACAATGGTGCAGCGCGCGGTCGAAGCCGATGGCGCGCAGATGGTTCTCGGTCCGTATCTTGCCAACGAAGGACTCGCCGTTGCGCCGTATCTCGTGCAGCACCGGATTCCGATGTTCTTACCAACGGTCTCGGCGGACGATCTTTCGCAACGCACCGCAAGTCCGTACATCGTCAAAGTTGCGGGCTGGAGTTCGAGCTTGACGACGCATCCGGCCGGCGTGTGGGCATACGAGCAAGGTCATCGTAAAGCGATGACGATCGCGAGCGCATACGCGTTCGGATTCGAGAACGCTGGCGGTTTCTGTCAGACGTTCACGCAGCATGGCGGCAAGATTCTCAAGCAGCTGTGGCCGCCCAACGGTACAACCGATTTCAGCCCGTATCTCTCGCAAGTGCAGTCGCTCAACCCCGACGTCGTGTTCGTCTGCGAAGTCGGCGCGGACGCTGTCCACTTCCTCGAGCAATGGAGCTCGTTCGGCCTGAAGAACAAAGTGGCGTTGATCGCCAACGAGACGTTGATCGATCAATCCAACGTCCGCTCGATGAACCCCGAAGTCGTCGAAGGCACGATGGGCTTCGCGCACTACGCCGAAGGCCGCGATGACAAGATGACGCGCGACTTCGTCCTCAAGTACGGCGAAGCGCAAGGCGTGCTGCCGTCGTATATGGCCGCGGGCTTTTACACCGCGGCGGGTTGGATCGCAGGAGCCATCGAGAAGGTCAACGGCGATGTTTCCGAAGCCGGCAACTTCCTTGGCGCCGTTCGGCGCGTATCGCTCAGCGATTCGATTCTGGGTCCGATGCATCTCGACAGCTACGGCTGCCCGGTGCAAAACGTCTACATCCGCAAGGTCGTCGCGACGACCGGCGCGGCTGCCAAATACGCGAAGACGTGGAACGTCGTCGAGAAAGTCTATCCGAACGTCTCGCAGTTCTGGACCTGGAAGCCCGCCGACTATCTCAAGCAGCCCGTTTATTCGGACACGTACCAGGGCTACTCGTGA
- a CDS encoding ABC transporter substrate-binding protein — MISRAVALCGVLMLLAAAPSPPLKIGVELPVTGNFAAPARYMRDGLELYLKQHNNMLAGRTVELDVVDDTGQPQVALTQVRKLVEEDHVDLIFGVLSAATGAALVPYINEHKIPTIYPIVSSNDLTQRTPSPYIVRTGWTSSQPTHVLADYAYHTLGYRRVATIAYDFSFGWESIGGFVDTFQQDGGKVTKQIWNPIQTSDYSPYLSALPRDVDAVVCSYSGSAAIAFIRQYRAFGLKMPLICQGNTTDESTLAETGPTAAGIITALQYSAVLETPANQAFVKAYQAAYGHEPSYYAEGTYVAAGLLDRALGSVNGNTSDADALMKALKHTPFPSAPRGPVVFDSYGNPIQNIYIRRVEDRGGQLENAVIKTYKSVSQFWTYNPQTFLSHPVYSRTYPVCNACQ; from the coding sequence GTGATTTCGCGGGCGGTCGCGCTTTGCGGCGTCCTGATGCTTCTCGCGGCGGCGCCAAGTCCGCCGCTTAAGATCGGAGTGGAGCTCCCCGTCACGGGGAATTTCGCTGCGCCCGCGCGCTACATGCGCGACGGACTCGAGCTGTACCTCAAGCAGCATAATAATATGCTCGCCGGACGGACAGTCGAGCTCGATGTCGTCGACGACACCGGCCAACCGCAAGTTGCGCTCACGCAAGTCCGCAAGCTCGTCGAAGAAGATCACGTCGATCTGATCTTCGGCGTTCTTTCCGCGGCGACGGGTGCTGCGCTCGTTCCCTACATCAACGAGCACAAGATTCCGACGATTTATCCGATCGTTTCGTCAAACGATCTGACGCAGCGCACGCCCTCGCCATACATCGTGCGCACAGGCTGGACGAGCAGTCAGCCCACGCACGTCCTTGCCGACTACGCCTATCACACGCTGGGCTATCGCCGCGTCGCGACGATCGCGTACGACTTCAGCTTCGGTTGGGAGAGCATCGGCGGATTCGTCGACACGTTCCAACAAGACGGCGGGAAGGTCACGAAGCAGATCTGGAATCCGATCCAAACCTCGGATTACTCGCCGTATCTCTCCGCGTTGCCGCGCGATGTCGATGCGGTCGTTTGTAGCTATTCAGGCTCTGCGGCGATCGCCTTCATCCGGCAGTACCGCGCGTTCGGGCTGAAGATGCCGCTGATCTGTCAGGGCAATACGACCGACGAGAGCACCCTCGCCGAGACCGGTCCGACGGCGGCCGGCATCATCACCGCGCTTCAATATAGTGCGGTCCTCGAGACACCGGCCAATCAAGCCTTCGTAAAGGCCTACCAAGCCGCGTACGGCCACGAACCCTCGTATTACGCCGAAGGGACCTACGTTGCGGCAGGATTGCTTGACCGCGCCCTCGGTTCGGTAAACGGAAACACCTCGGACGCCGATGCTCTAATGAAGGCCCTCAAGCACACGCCGTTCCCATCGGCGCCCCGGGGCCCCGTCGTTTTCGACTCCTACGGGAATCCAATTCAGAACATCTATATCCGGCGGGTCGAAGACCGCGGCGGTCAGCTTGAGAATGCCGTGATCAAGACCTACAAGAGCGTGTCACAATTTTGGACCTACAACCCGCAAACGTTCCTCAGTCATCCGGTCTACTCGCGCACCTATCCCGTGTGCAACGCGTGTCAATAG
- a CDS encoding alcohol dehydrogenase catalytic domain-containing protein: MRAAVYYGPRDIRIEEVERPTVAQGEILVRVNACGICGTDASEFVAGPKLYPLGARHPMTGHIGPIIPGHEFSGWVEEIGEYVATDLKVGDLVVTGAALWCGICAQCRAGRTSICHWQASVGLHRNGGLAEYVSVPSHILVRAEPLSPDVAALAQPMSVANHAVRRARPQDNEDALVIGAGGIGTFLTYALSNFGARVIAVDLSAERLAVARKLGAEATLRGADTEAIRRELTKRGITPTLVFEATGSEAGFDAAIALVEPGGTVVTVGIAANRVNLDARRVTLKEVAIIGTNGLITDEDVPAAVKLLANDQMLWSEVAPVAIPLEHLVEDGLLPMAEGRAKRIKTLVDPAIKTQRSTVMLDSQKLSS; this comes from the coding sequence ATGCGAGCTGCGGTCTATTACGGGCCGCGAGATATACGAATCGAAGAAGTCGAACGCCCCACGGTAGCGCAGGGTGAAATTCTCGTGCGCGTCAACGCATGCGGAATCTGCGGAACCGATGCCAGCGAGTTCGTTGCGGGTCCGAAACTCTATCCGCTGGGCGCGCGGCATCCGATGACGGGTCACATCGGGCCGATTATCCCCGGACACGAATTTTCCGGATGGGTCGAAGAGATCGGCGAGTACGTTGCGACCGACCTCAAAGTCGGCGATCTCGTCGTCACCGGTGCGGCGCTGTGGTGCGGAATCTGCGCGCAATGCCGAGCGGGCCGCACGAGCATCTGTCACTGGCAAGCGAGCGTGGGTTTGCACCGGAACGGCGGACTCGCGGAGTACGTCAGCGTCCCCTCGCACATTCTCGTGCGCGCCGAACCGCTGAGCCCGGACGTCGCCGCGCTTGCGCAGCCGATGTCCGTCGCCAATCACGCGGTGCGCCGCGCGCGTCCGCAAGACAACGAAGACGCCCTCGTCATCGGTGCAGGTGGAATTGGAACGTTCCTGACGTACGCGCTCTCCAATTTCGGCGCGCGCGTGATCGCCGTGGACTTGTCGGCCGAGCGCCTGGCCGTAGCGCGCAAGCTCGGCGCGGAAGCGACGCTGCGCGGCGCTGATACCGAAGCGATTCGCCGCGAGCTTACCAAGCGCGGGATTACGCCGACGCTCGTCTTCGAAGCGACGGGAAGCGAAGCCGGATTCGATGCGGCAATCGCGCTCGTCGAACCGGGCGGAACCGTCGTCACGGTCGGCATCGCAGCAAATCGGGTCAATCTCGACGCCCGCCGCGTCACGCTCAAAGAAGTTGCGATCATCGGCACCAACGGACTCATCACCGACGAAGACGTCCCCGCCGCCGTGAAGCTGCTCGCCAACGATCAAATGCTGTGGTCAGAAGTCGCGCCGGTCGCGATCCCGCTCGAGCACTTGGTTGAGGACGGTCTGCTTCCGATGGCCGAAGGCCGCGCTAAACGCATCAAGACGCTCGTCGACCCCGCGATCAAAACCCAGCGCTCAACGGTCATGCTCGACTCGCAAAAACTGTCGTCCTAG
- a CDS encoding VOC family protein, producing the protein MERVTGIGGLFFRAHDPKALTKWYEEHLGITANPAWEQEAGPTAFTPFPETTKYFGDLEKHWMVNFRVGDLDKMVAQLQAAGIEVKVDPETYPYGRFARIHDPEGNPVELWQPK; encoded by the coding sequence ATGGAACGAGTAACCGGAATCGGCGGACTCTTCTTCCGCGCGCACGATCCCAAAGCGTTGACCAAGTGGTACGAAGAGCATCTCGGAATCACGGCCAACCCAGCGTGGGAGCAAGAAGCGGGCCCAACCGCGTTCACTCCATTTCCCGAAACGACCAAGTATTTTGGTGACCTCGAGAAACATTGGATGGTGAACTTCCGAGTCGGCGATCTCGACAAAATGGTCGCGCAGCTGCAAGCCGCCGGAATCGAGGTCAAGGTCGATCCAGAAACCTATCCCTACGGCCGCTTCGCGCGCATACACGACCCTGAAGGCAACCCCGTCGAGCTGTGGCAGCCCAAGTAA
- a CDS encoding cupin domain-containing protein, with protein sequence MKGFLVRLTGVAAVAAIAFFAGVSTGRAQAPSIGWGPAVIHVGQMTAADFPPKAANATLAVKVVAVTETGAIQIQDGHVAKHFHANANEAQYIVEGHGMFWLGDKQVPVGPGDLILIPKGTAHGMMTDYKAIAIKSPPQAPDDMHVLP encoded by the coding sequence ATGAAAGGTTTTCTGGTTCGTTTAACTGGCGTTGCCGCAGTCGCAGCAATCGCATTCTTTGCCGGCGTTAGCACCGGTCGCGCGCAAGCTCCAAGCATCGGCTGGGGACCCGCAGTCATTCACGTCGGCCAGATGACGGCTGCCGATTTTCCGCCCAAGGCCGCGAATGCAACACTCGCGGTCAAAGTCGTCGCCGTGACGGAGACCGGCGCGATCCAAATTCAAGACGGACACGTCGCCAAGCACTTTCACGCCAACGCCAATGAAGCGCAATACATCGTCGAGGGCCACGGAATGTTCTGGCTGGGCGACAAGCAGGTTCCGGTCGGCCCCGGCGATCTGATCTTGATCCCGAAAGGCACCGCGCACGGAATGATGACGGATTACAAGGCAATCGCGATCAAGTCACCACCGCAAGCTCCGGACGATATGCACGTCTTGCCGTAA
- a CDS encoding cupin domain-containing protein: protein MKSVLIRISVSAAVIGLAFYAGVSTGRAQVPSTWGPVVIHTAQFTDADFPTPAPGAYARVKVLGRADTGVVQIQEGATKKHYHANSNEAQFILEGSGMFWLGDKQVHVGPGDLIIIPKGTPHGMDSNYKAIAFKSPPQAPDDIHPVP, encoded by the coding sequence ATGAAGAGCGTCTTGATTCGTATCAGCGTCTCCGCCGCAGTTATCGGCCTCGCATTTTATGCCGGGGTCAGCACCGGGCGGGCACAAGTGCCCAGCACCTGGGGCCCAGTGGTCATTCACACCGCTCAATTCACGGACGCCGATTTTCCGACGCCCGCACCGGGCGCGTATGCGCGCGTCAAAGTTCTGGGACGCGCGGATACGGGCGTCGTGCAGATCCAAGAGGGTGCAACCAAGAAGCACTATCACGCAAACTCCAACGAGGCACAGTTCATCCTCGAAGGTTCCGGGATGTTCTGGCTTGGCGACAAACAAGTCCATGTCGGCCCCGGCGATCTCATTATCATTCCAAAAGGCACGCCGCACGGCATGGACTCGAACTACAAAGCAATCGCATTCAAATCTCCGCCTCAGGCACCGGACGATATCCACCCAGTACCATAA
- a CDS encoding PadR family transcriptional regulator: protein MPHSNLDDILQGMRLELRRGCLTLAVLGQLRFEHYGYTLRKALAERGLDIDEGTLYPLIRRLETQGLLSSEWREENKRRKRFYRLSAGGEIILQKLLDELRAINASLQSILQEA from the coding sequence ATGCCACACAGCAACCTCGACGATATTCTCCAGGGCATGCGCCTCGAGCTGCGCCGCGGCTGTCTGACGCTAGCCGTCCTAGGCCAGTTACGTTTCGAGCACTATGGCTACACGCTTCGGAAAGCTCTGGCTGAACGAGGTCTGGATATCGACGAAGGCACGCTCTATCCGCTCATTCGCAGACTCGAAACGCAAGGTTTACTCAGCAGCGAGTGGCGCGAAGAGAACAAGCGGCGCAAGCGCTTCTATCGCCTGTCCGCGGGCGGCGAGATCATTTTACAAAAATTGCTGGACGAGCTGCGCGCAATCAACGCGTCGCTTCAGTCCATTCTTCAGGAGGCCTAA